ACGGGTGATGGTGCCCGACTGGGCCTCGTCGGAAGCGTGCCTGTCAGCGGGGCTCTGTGTGGGGATGGTGCCAGCCCATTTTGCCCGACCGTGGCTTGATAGCGGTGACTGGGTGGCGCTTGAACTGGAAAACCCGTTCCCGGATGCCGCCTGCTGCCTGACATGGCAACAAAACGAGGCGTCGCCTGCGCTGAACTGGCTGCTCGATTATCTGGGCGACAGTGAAACGTTGAATAAGGAGTGGCTGCGGGAGCCGGAGTAAGGCTCCCGCGGGAGGGGATTAACGGCGGTAATCGCGGAAGGGGCCATCGGCCACCGAGCGGCGCTCAACCAGGCGCGGATGCACTTCAATCGACTGCGACTGTTCACGCTTATTCACAATGCGATCGAGCAGCATGGTGAATGCCGTTTCGCCCAGCGAGTCCTTCGGCTGATGGATCGTCGTCAACGCGGGGGTAAAGAAGCGCGAGTTGCGCACGTTGTCATAGCCGATAACGGAGATATCCTGCGGCACGCGCAGCCCCATCTCATCGGCAGCGCAGAGGGCGCCCATCGCCATAATGTCGCCGCCGCAGAAGACTGCGGTGGGGCGCGAGGACTGGCCGAGGATCTGCTGCATGGCCCGGTAGCCGGACTCCGGCTCAAAGTCGCCCTGTACAATCCAGTTTTCCGGCACGTTGATCATCGCTTCGTTCATCGCCTTCATAAAGCCAGCCAGACGGCCTGCGCCGGTGTTGCGCTCCAGCGGACCCGGGATCACGCCGATGTCGCGATGGCCGCGCTCGATCAGGTAACGACCGGCCATATAGC
This Kosakonia cowanii JCM 10956 = DSM 18146 DNA region includes the following protein-coding sequences:
- the purR gene encoding HTH-type transcriptional repressor PurR, whose protein sequence is MATIKDVAKRANVSTTTVSHVINKTRFVAEETRNAVWAAIKELHYSPSAVARSLKVNHTKSIGLLATSSEAAYFAEIIEAVEKKCFQKGYTLILGNAWNSQEKQRAYLSMMAQKRVDGLLVMCSEYPETVLTMLEEYRHIPMVVMDWGESKADFTDSVIDNAFQGGYMAGRYLIERGHRDIGVIPGPLERNTGAGRLAGFMKAMNEAMINVPENWIVQGDFEPESGYRAMQQILGQSSRPTAVFCGGDIMAMGALCAADEMGLRVPQDISVIGYDNVRNSRFFTPALTTIHQPKDSLGETAFTMLLDRIVNKREQSQSIEVHPRLVERRSVADGPFRDYRR